The following proteins are encoded in a genomic region of Chryseobacterium cucumeris:
- a CDS encoding type B 50S ribosomal protein L31 translates to MKNGIHPENYRLVVFKDMSNDEMFLCKSTAETKDTIEYEGQEYPLIKMEISSTSHPFYTGKVKLVDTAGRVDKFMNKYKKFAK, encoded by the coding sequence ATGAAAAACGGAATCCACCCAGAAAATTATAGACTTGTTGTTTTCAAAGATATGAGTAACGACGAGATGTTTCTTTGCAAGTCTACTGCAGAAACAAAAGACACTATCGAGTACGAAGGACAAGAGTATCCTCTAATCAAAATGGAAATCTCTTCAACTTCTCACCCTTTCTACACTGGTAAAGTAAAACTAGTTGACACTGCAGGTAGAGTTGATAAGTTCATGAACAAGTATAAAAAATTCGCTAAGTAA
- a CDS encoding RNA polymerase sigma factor produces MTQETFKNTVFILKDEMYRFAKRFVMSSDEAEDVVQDLMMKFWQKRDELEQFGNFKSYALKSVRNECLNRLKHHDVKIGFADMQLHRSELYSMEVDNLKEHIVGFINQLPEKQKMVIHLKDVEEYDVSEISEMLEMEENAVRVNLMRARQKVKEQISQLMSYEKRSITR; encoded by the coding sequence ATGACCCAAGAAACTTTCAAGAATACGGTGTTTATTCTCAAAGACGAGATGTATCGTTTTGCGAAACGGTTTGTCATGAGCAGTGATGAAGCAGAAGATGTAGTACAGGATCTCATGATGAAGTTTTGGCAGAAGAGGGATGAGCTTGAGCAATTCGGGAATTTTAAATCCTATGCGCTGAAGTCGGTCCGGAACGAATGCCTGAACAGATTGAAGCATCACGACGTAAAGATCGGTTTTGCGGATATGCAGCTTCACCGCTCGGAGCTTTATAGTATGGAAGTTGATAACCTTAAGGAACATATTGTAGGATTTATCAATCAGCTCCCTGAGAAACAGAAGATGGTCATCCACTTGAAAGATGTAGAAGAATATGATGTTTCCGAAATTTCTGAAATGCTGGAAATGGAGGAAAATGCAGTAAGGGTAAACCTGATGCGTGCGAGACAAAAAGTAAAAGAACAAATTTCACAACTGATGAGCTATGAAAAAAGATCAATTACAAGATAA
- a CDS encoding putative sugar nucleotidyl transferase: protein MQLVFSDAQYWEDFLPLTFTRPVAAMRCGILTFSERWQKILENTEVTYFTEIYLQDKFKSPEEKESLFLVPNFLPTENVIQQIKDLKQGEALVYEDELIAAKINMKGFSLNQIEKMTDIKEDLVFFKRPKDLFTYNHHAIDFDFDLLTKGRTSQELSSTNGFLGDKKDLFIEEGAYVEFSTINTKTGKIYIGKNTEVMEGCHLRGPIALCDDSKFNLGAKIYGATTIGPHCKVGGEVNNIIIFGYSSKGHEGFVGNSVIGEWCNFGADTNSSNMKNNYGNVKFWNYRTKSFEDTGLQFAGLIMGDHSKTAINTQLNTGTVIGVASNIFKPGFPPNLVENFSWGGLKDDERFKLDKVYEVAERAMARRKVALSEEDKAILKHIFDTY from the coding sequence ATGCAGTTGGTATTTTCAGACGCACAATACTGGGAAGATTTTCTTCCGCTTACTTTTACCCGCCCGGTTGCTGCTATGCGATGCGGAATCCTTACATTTTCTGAGAGATGGCAGAAAATACTTGAAAACACTGAGGTAACTTATTTCACAGAAATATATCTTCAGGATAAATTTAAAAGCCCTGAGGAAAAAGAAAGCCTTTTTCTTGTTCCGAATTTCCTGCCAACAGAAAACGTAATCCAACAAATTAAAGATCTTAAGCAAGGGGAGGCGCTGGTGTACGAAGACGAATTAATCGCCGCAAAAATCAATATGAAAGGTTTTTCTCTGAACCAGATTGAGAAAATGACAGATATTAAGGAAGATCTTGTTTTCTTTAAAAGGCCAAAAGATCTGTTTACCTATAATCATCATGCGATTGATTTTGACTTTGATCTGCTTACCAAAGGAAGAACTTCACAGGAATTGTCTTCAACCAATGGTTTCTTAGGTGATAAAAAAGATCTGTTTATTGAAGAAGGAGCTTATGTTGAATTCTCTACCATCAATACAAAAACAGGGAAGATTTATATCGGTAAGAATACTGAAGTGATGGAAGGCTGTCATCTTCGCGGGCCAATCGCTCTTTGTGATGATTCCAAATTTAATCTTGGGGCTAAAATTTATGGAGCTACCACAATTGGTCCTCACTGTAAAGTAGGTGGGGAAGTAAATAATATCATTATATTCGGATACTCCAGTAAAGGGCATGAAGGTTTTGTAGGAAACTCTGTGATTGGCGAATGGTGTAATTTCGGAGCGGATACCAATTCTTCAAACATGAAAAATAATTATGGAAATGTAAAATTCTGGAACTACAGAACAAAATCATTTGAAGATACAGGATTGCAGTTTGCAGGTCTTATTATGGGAGATCATTCCAAAACAGCTATCAATACACAATTGAATACAGGAACGGTAATCGGTGTTGCTTCTAATATCTTCAAACCAGGATTTCCACCTAATCTTGTGGAAAACTTTTCATGGGGCGGACTGAAAGATGATGAAAGATTCAAACTTGATAAAGTATATGAGGTAGCAGAAAGAGCCATGGCAAGGAGAAAAGTAGCTTTATCAGAAGAGGATAAAGCGATTCTGAAACATATTTTTGACACGTATTAA
- a CDS encoding DUF4252 domain-containing protein: MKKIFFIIAIMLSSFATYSAQTEKLDKLFQDFEKRGRVTSINIKKPMFKLLNTIDVNDAYIGKIKPILNDVEGLKILIIPKITFPDRLKDENLANIKMNEEKTERINKALNALNFNELMSMSSDGTSMKFLAEEEKDNYLENLVFNVDSKEENIIFILNGKMKLSDVNKIINSGETTTSSVTSSVRNDLTSGNTSSYLNGDNRNVGQFSKIDASVGVNVTFKQENTSSVKVIADADKLQYVITKVEDGVLKIYVDNKGVRNLRFKNLNVNVSAPSLQSIKTSSGSIFTAVNPVNENSMEIEAESGSVIKGTFNARQAANVTASSGAVLTAELTTQKLALDTSSGASVSLSGEAVSAVIETSSGASCKADDLKIATAVAESTSGASLSLLVTDKLKVNVSSGADVKLKGNPELDAKVDKISGGSLRQIK; the protein is encoded by the coding sequence ATGAAAAAAATATTTTTTATAATAGCCATAATGCTGAGCAGCTTTGCAACTTATTCTGCACAGACTGAGAAATTAGACAAGCTTTTTCAGGATTTTGAAAAAAGAGGAAGAGTAACCTCTATCAACATCAAAAAACCGATGTTCAAGCTATTGAATACCATTGATGTTAATGATGCCTATATCGGAAAGATAAAACCTATACTGAACGATGTAGAAGGACTTAAAATTCTGATTATTCCTAAAATTACTTTCCCGGATCGTTTAAAAGATGAAAATCTTGCGAACATAAAAATGAATGAAGAAAAAACAGAGAGAATAAACAAGGCTTTAAACGCTCTCAACTTCAATGAGCTGATGTCCATGAGCAGTGACGGAACTTCTATGAAATTTCTGGCTGAAGAAGAAAAAGACAACTATCTGGAGAATCTGGTTTTTAATGTGGATTCCAAAGAAGAGAATATCATTTTTATCCTCAATGGAAAGATGAAGCTGTCGGATGTTAATAAGATCATTAATTCTGGTGAAACAACTACATCTTCTGTGACGAGTTCTGTAAGAAATGACCTTACATCAGGCAATACCTCTTCTTATCTGAATGGAGATAACAGGAATGTAGGCCAATTTTCAAAAATAGATGCCAGCGTGGGAGTAAATGTTACCTTCAAGCAGGAAAATACCAGCAGTGTAAAAGTAATTGCAGATGCAGATAAACTTCAATATGTTATCACCAAGGTGGAAGACGGAGTATTGAAAATATACGTAGACAATAAGGGAGTCCGTAATCTGAGATTTAAAAATCTTAATGTTAATGTTTCTGCTCCTTCTCTTCAAAGTATAAAAACTTCATCCGGAAGTATTTTTACAGCAGTGAATCCTGTTAATGAAAATAGTATGGAGATTGAAGCAGAGTCAGGTTCTGTTATTAAAGGAACTTTTAATGCGAGACAGGCTGCCAATGTTACAGCGAGTTCCGGAGCTGTTTTGACTGCTGAACTTACCACACAGAAACTGGCTTTGGATACCTCAAGCGGAGCAAGTGTAAGCTTATCCGGAGAAGCTGTTTCCGCCGTGATAGAAACGAGCAGTGGCGCTTCGTGTAAAGCAGATGACCTTAAAATTGCCACGGCAGTAGCTGAATCTACTTCGGGAGCAAGTCTTTCCTTATTGGTTACAGACAAACTGAAAGTAAATGTTTCTTCAGGAGCCGATGTAAAATTGAAAGGAAACCCTGAGCTGGATGCTAAAGTGGATAAAATTTCAGGAGGAAGCTTAAGGCAAATCAAGTAA